In Mus caroli chromosome 9, CAROLI_EIJ_v1.1, whole genome shotgun sequence, a single window of DNA contains:
- the Mmp10 gene encoding stromelysin-2, which produces MEPLAILALLSLPICSAYPLHGAVTQGHPSMDLAQQYLEKYYNLKKNEKQIFKRKDSSPVVKKIQEMQKFLGLEMTGKLDSNTMELMHKPRCGVPDVGGFSTFPGSPKWRKSHITYRIVNYTPDLPRQSVDSAIEKALKIWEEVTPLTFSRIFEGEADIMISFAVGEHGDFYPFDGPGQSLAHAYPPGPGFYGDVHFDDDEKWTLGPSGTNLFLVAAHELGHSLGLFHSNNKESLMYPVYRFSTSPANFHLSHDDIEGIQSLYAPSPSSDATVVPVLPVSPRPETPDKCDPALSFDAVSTLRGEVLFFKDRFFWRRSHWNPEPEFHLISAFWPSLPSDLDAAYEAHNTDSVLIFKGSQFWAVQGNEVQAGYPKGIHTLGFPPTVKKIDAAVFEKEKKKTYFFVGDKYWRFDETRHVMDKGFPRQITDDFPGIEPQVDAVLHEFGFFYFFRGSSQFEFDPNARTVTHILKSNSWLLC; this is translated from the exons ATGGAGCCACTAGCCATCCTGGCACTGCTGAGCCTACCAATCTGCTCAGCGTATCCTCTGCACGGGGCAGTGACACAAGGCCACCCAAGCATGGATCTTGCTCAG CAATACCTAGAAAAATactacaacttaaaaaaaaatgagaaacaaattttcaaaagaaaggacAGTAGTCCTGTTgtcaaaaaaattcaagaaatgcAGAAGTTCCTCGGGTTGGAGATGACAGGGAAGCTGGACTCCAACACTATGGAGCTGATGCACAAGCCCAGGTGTGGCGTTCCTGATGTTGGTGGCTTCAGTACCTTCCCAGGTTCGCCAAAATGGAGGAAATCCCACATCACCTACAG GATTGTGAATTATACACCAGATTTGCCAAGACAGAGTGTGGATTCTGCCATTGAGAAAGCTTTgaagatctgggaggaggtgACCCCACTCACTTTCTCCAGGATCTTTGAAGGAGAGGCTGACATAATGATCTCCTTTGCAGTTGGAG AACACGGAGACTTTTACCCTTTTGATGGCCCAGGACAGAGTCTGGCTCATGCCTACCCTCCTGGCCCTGGATTTTATGGAGATGTTCACTTTGATGATGATGAGAAATGGACACTTGGACCCTCAG GGACCAACTTATTCCTGGTTGCAGCCCATGAACTTGGCCACTCCCTGGGTCTCTTTCATTCCAACAACAAAGAATCTCTGATGTACCCAGTCTACAGGTTCTCCACAAGCCCAGCTAATTTCCACCTTTCTCACGATGATATAGAGGGCATTCAGTCCCTGTATG CACCCAGTCCCTCCTCTGATGCCACAGTGGTTCCTGTGTTACCTGTCTCTCCAAGACCTGAGACCCCAGACAAATGTGATCCTGCTTTGTCCTTTGATGCAGTCAGCACGCTGAGAGGGGAAGTCCTATTCTTTAAAGACAG GTTCTTCTGGCGCAGATCCCATTGGAATCCCGAGCCTGAATTTCATTTGATATCAGCATTTTGGCCCTCTCTTCCTTCAGACTTAGATGCCGCCTATGAGGCTCACAACACGGACAGTGTTCtgatttttaaag GAAGTCAGTTCTGGGCAGTCCAAGGAAATGAAGTCCAAGCAGGTTACCCAAAGGGGATCCACACTCTCGGTTTTCCTCCCACCGTGAAGAAGATTGATGCAGCCGTTtttgaaaaggagaagaagaaaacatactTCTTTGTAGGGGACAAATACTGGAG ATTTGATGAGACAAGACATGTTATGGATAAAGGCTTCCCAAGACAGATAACAGATGACTTTCCAGGAATTGAGCCACAAGTTGATGCTGTGTTACACGAATTTG